Proteins co-encoded in one Streptomyces sp. JH34 genomic window:
- a CDS encoding acyl-CoA dehydrogenase family protein, whose translation MNLELSEEQDAVRQLAEDFVAREITPHVVEWDRAESVDKSIVKKLGALGFLGLTIPEEYGGSGGDHLAYCLVTEELGRGDSSVRGIVSVSLGLVAKTIASWGSEEQKRQWLPELTAGEAVGCFGLTEPGTGSDAGNLATKAVRDGDDYVINGSKMFITNGTWADVVLLFARTGDTPGHRGVSAFLVPADAPGLTRRTVHGKLGLRGQATAELVLEDVRVPASTLLGPEGKGFSVAMSALAKGRMSVAAGCVGIAQAALDAAVRYAGEREQFGKSIAGYQLVQELISDISVDVDAARMLTWRVADLVDRGQDFATAASTAKLFASEAAVRAANNALQVFGGYGYIDEYPVGKLVRDARVMTLYEGTSQIQKLIIGRALTGVSAF comes from the coding sequence ATGAACCTGGAGCTGAGCGAGGAGCAGGACGCCGTCCGGCAGCTCGCCGAGGACTTCGTCGCGCGGGAGATCACCCCGCATGTCGTCGAATGGGACCGCGCCGAGAGCGTCGACAAGTCGATAGTGAAGAAGCTGGGTGCCCTCGGCTTCCTCGGACTGACGATCCCGGAGGAGTACGGCGGCTCCGGAGGCGACCATCTCGCCTACTGCCTGGTGACCGAGGAGCTCGGCCGCGGCGACTCCTCGGTGCGCGGCATCGTGTCCGTCTCGCTCGGCCTGGTCGCCAAGACGATCGCCTCCTGGGGCAGTGAGGAGCAGAAGCGGCAGTGGCTGCCGGAGCTCACCGCGGGCGAGGCCGTCGGCTGCTTCGGCCTCACCGAGCCGGGCACCGGATCCGACGCGGGGAACCTCGCCACGAAGGCCGTGCGTGACGGCGACGACTACGTCATCAACGGCTCCAAGATGTTCATCACCAACGGGACCTGGGCCGATGTCGTCCTGCTCTTCGCCCGCACCGGTGACACCCCGGGGCACAGGGGCGTCTCCGCCTTCCTGGTGCCGGCCGACGCGCCCGGCCTGACCCGGCGCACGGTCCACGGCAAGCTCGGACTGCGCGGCCAGGCCACGGCCGAACTGGTGCTGGAGGACGTCCGGGTCCCCGCCTCCACCCTCCTGGGCCCCGAGGGCAAGGGCTTCTCCGTCGCCATGTCCGCCCTGGCCAAGGGCCGGATGTCGGTGGCGGCCGGCTGTGTCGGCATCGCCCAGGCCGCGCTGGACGCGGCCGTGCGCTACGCGGGCGAGCGTGAACAGTTCGGCAAGTCCATCGCGGGCTACCAGCTCGTCCAGGAGCTCATCAGCGACATCTCCGTGGACGTCGACGCCGCCCGCATGCTGACCTGGCGCGTCGCCGACCTCGTCGACCGCGGACAGGACTTCGCCACCGCGGCGTCCACGGCCAAGCTCTTCGCCTCCGAGGCCGCGGTCCGGGCGGCCAACAACGCCCTGCAGGTCTTCGGCGGGTACGGCTACATCGACGAGTACCCCGTCGGCAAGCTGGTCAGGGACGCCCGCGTGA